A part of Paenibacillus sp. sptzw28 genomic DNA contains:
- the purR gene encoding pur operon repressor: MKKLKRSARLVEMTQYLLNRPHTLISLTAFADRYQSAKSSISEDLAIIKEVFEEEGLGELHTHAGAAGGVKFTPMMGKSHALSIINNICRQLEQPERVLPGGYLYMTDMLGMPGLLADVGRMFATAFASSDIDLIMTVETKGIPLAYATASYMNLPVVIVRRDNKVTEGSAVSINYVSGSNKRIQTMSLARRAVKEQSRVLIIDDFMKAGGTVQGMMDLLYEFNAMVAGVGVFVESGEVGTEERLLEDYVSLAKLTAVDLKLKHTTVVPGNYFDNK, translated from the coding sequence GTGAAGAAATTAAAACGAAGTGCCAGGTTAGTAGAAATGACGCAGTACCTTCTTAACCGCCCCCATACGTTAATTTCTCTTACAGCATTCGCTGACCGCTATCAATCTGCCAAATCCTCCATTAGTGAAGACCTGGCTATCATTAAAGAGGTGTTCGAGGAAGAAGGGCTTGGCGAGCTGCATACGCACGCCGGCGCGGCAGGCGGCGTCAAATTTACTCCGATGATGGGCAAGAGCCATGCGCTTTCAATAATCAACAACATTTGCCGCCAGCTGGAACAGCCCGAAAGAGTGCTTCCGGGCGGCTATTTGTATATGACCGACATGCTTGGGATGCCGGGCCTTCTGGCCGATGTGGGCAGAATGTTTGCAACCGCCTTCGCGTCATCGGATATCGATTTGATCATGACGGTAGAAACCAAGGGTATACCGCTTGCCTACGCGACGGCATCCTATATGAACCTCCCGGTCGTTATCGTACGGCGGGACAACAAGGTAACGGAGGGCTCCGCTGTAAGTATCAATTACGTGTCGGGCTCGAACAAGCGGATTCAGACGATGTCGCTCGCCCGCCGGGCGGTTAAAGAGCAATCTCGGGTGCTCATTATCGACGACTTTATGAAAGCCGGGGGCACCGTGCAGGGAATGATGGATTTGTTGTATGAGTTTAACGCGATGGTAGCCGGAGTCGGCGTGTTTGTTGAATCCGGCGAGGTAGGGACGGAGGAGCGGCTGCTGGAGGATTATGTGTCGCTCGCGAAGCTGACGGCGGTTGATCTCAAGCTGAAGCACACGACCGTTGTTCCCGGGAATTATTTTGACAATAAATAA
- a CDS encoding TatD family hydrolase, producing MLIDTHTHLDSHKFDSDRVEVIERARAAGVYKLINIGFNRETIQTTMALAEQYDFIYAVVGWHPVDSIVMLPEDLEWIGSLCAHNKVVGIGEIGLDYHWDTSPKDVQQRVFRQQIQLAQQKRKPIVIHNRDAHEDIVRILREENAKDVGGVMHCFSGSWETAKQCLDMNFYISFGGPVTFKNARIPKEVLSRVPLDRLLIETDAPYLAPHPHRGKRNESAFVRLVAETAAEITGKTLEEITRITTENALKCFSIE from the coding sequence ATGTTAATCGACACGCATACGCATTTGGATTCGCATAAATTCGACTCAGACCGCGTAGAGGTTATTGAGAGGGCGCGGGCGGCAGGTGTTTATAAACTCATAAATATCGGTTTTAACCGGGAGACGATTCAGACTACGATGGCCCTCGCTGAGCAGTATGATTTCATATATGCCGTAGTAGGCTGGCATCCCGTGGACAGTATTGTTATGCTCCCCGAGGATCTCGAGTGGATAGGGTCGCTTTGCGCGCATAATAAAGTCGTTGGAATTGGCGAGATCGGACTGGATTATCATTGGGACACCTCGCCAAAGGATGTTCAGCAGCGTGTCTTCCGCCAGCAGATACAGCTTGCTCAGCAGAAACGTAAGCCTATCGTCATTCATAACCGCGACGCCCATGAGGATATCGTCAGAATCTTAAGGGAAGAAAACGCGAAAGATGTTGGGGGAGTTATGCACTGTTTCTCGGGAAGCTGGGAAACGGCCAAGCAGTGCCTGGATATGAACTTCTACATTTCGTTCGGTGGACCGGTGACATTCAAAAACGCGCGTATTCCTAAAGAGGTGCTGTCGCGGGTGCCGCTTGACAGGCTGCTCATTGAGACCGATGCTCCGTATTTGGCTCCTCACCCGCACCGTGGAAAGAGGAACGAATCAGCTTTCGTCCGTCTTGTAGCAGAAACTGCAGCGGAAATAACAGGAAAAACATTGGAAGAAATTACTAGAATTACGACCGAAAATGCTTTAAAATGTTTTAGTATTGAGTGA
- a CDS encoding HD domain-containing protein, translating to MIQAQHSLAEEKVFKDPVHKYIYVQDQTIWNLINTKEFQRLRRIRQLGTSYLTFHGAEHSRFSHSLGVYEITRKIISQFERGGYPDWPREEKLVTLCAALLHDVGHGPFSHSLEQVFDTNHEDWTCRILLEDTEVNRVLYEFDSSLPERVAAVIRKTYNQPIVISLVSSQMDADRMDYLLRDAYYTGVNYGTFDLERILRVLRPHQGQIVVKESGMHAVEDYLMSRYQMYWQVYFHPVTRSSEIILRQIFRRARELYGGGYAFAWMIEPLRRLLDDTLDVENYLSLDEALAQTTFMQWTKEGDPLLSDLCSRFLNRKLYKYAAVDKPDEELWQNIRGQFAAIGLNPDYHFEIDFPYDMPYDVYRPGLSSNDKEEKPPILLLGQDERLSEISERSDIIRSITGLHQGKYHLYYPEERLLESAGKLQPRILEYFGLL from the coding sequence ATGATTCAGGCCCAACACTCGTTAGCGGAAGAAAAAGTTTTCAAGGATCCGGTTCATAAATACATCTATGTACAAGATCAAACGATCTGGAATTTGATCAATACAAAAGAGTTTCAACGGCTTCGGCGAATCAGGCAGCTTGGTACCTCCTATTTGACCTTTCATGGAGCAGAGCACAGCCGATTCTCGCATTCACTGGGTGTTTATGAAATCACCCGGAAAATAATTTCTCAGTTCGAGCGCGGAGGATATCCCGATTGGCCGAGGGAGGAAAAACTCGTGACGCTGTGCGCGGCGCTGCTCCACGATGTTGGCCATGGGCCCTTCTCACACTCTCTCGAACAGGTATTTGATACCAATCACGAAGATTGGACATGCCGTATTCTTCTGGAAGATACCGAGGTGAATCGCGTGCTTTATGAATTCGATTCATCATTACCTGAGCGAGTAGCGGCCGTTATTCGAAAAACCTATAACCAGCCGATCGTGATCAGTCTCGTATCGAGTCAAATGGATGCGGACAGGATGGATTACCTCCTGCGCGATGCCTATTACACCGGTGTCAATTACGGCACCTTCGATCTGGAACGTATTCTTCGGGTGCTTCGGCCGCATCAAGGGCAAATCGTCGTCAAGGAAAGCGGAATGCATGCCGTCGAAGATTACTTGATGTCTCGTTACCAGATGTACTGGCAGGTTTATTTTCACCCTGTAACCAGGAGCTCTGAAATTATACTCCGACAAATATTTCGCAGAGCACGTGAGCTTTATGGGGGTGGGTACGCCTTTGCATGGATGATTGAACCGCTAAGGCGTTTGTTGGACGACACACTGGATGTCGAAAATTACCTTTCACTTGACGAAGCTCTTGCACAAACCACCTTCATGCAGTGGACGAAAGAGGGCGATCCGCTGTTATCGGATTTGTGTTCCCGCTTTCTGAACAGAAAGTTATATAAATATGCTGCGGTGGACAAACCGGATGAAGAGCTCTGGCAGAATATTCGCGGGCAATTTGCTGCTATCGGGTTAAACCCGGACTACCACTTTGAAATCGATTTTCCTTATGATATGCCTTATGATGTATATCGACCGGGCCTATCATCGAACGATAAAGAAGAGAAACCGCCAATCCTTCTTCTAGGCCAAGATGAACGGTTGTCCGAAATTTCCGAACGATCGGACATAATAAGATCAATAACCGGCCTACACCAAGGGAAATACCACCTGTATTACCCTGAGGAACGACTGCTTGAATCAGCCGGTAAATTGCAGCCGCGGATACTTGAATATTTTGGTTTACTATAG
- a CDS encoding 50S ribosomal protein L25: MAIPFKAQERTVGSQGQLRKLRLAGIIPGVVYGKKLNAPLPVSVDEKELMALLRSHPHALLEIELPGSGKQPVILTDVQRDALSQSVLHIDFHQINMNETVKTPVRIDLVGDSQGVREGGVLQAMLHEIEVQCLPGSIPEALELDVTNLLVGENLLVSDLKLPEGVTTRLDPDQVVVTILAPQKEITAEEAEDASVEAEEADKRAKEANMEEVHTE, translated from the coding sequence ATGGCCATACCTTTTAAGGCGCAGGAACGGACAGTTGGATCGCAGGGACAATTAAGAAAGTTGCGGCTTGCGGGGATCATACCCGGTGTCGTGTACGGCAAGAAGCTGAACGCGCCGCTGCCCGTCTCAGTGGATGAAAAAGAATTGATGGCGTTATTGCGCTCTCATCCGCATGCTCTGCTTGAAATAGAGCTGCCTGGCTCCGGCAAGCAGCCTGTTATTTTGACGGACGTCCAGCGCGATGCTCTCTCGCAAAGCGTACTCCATATTGATTTTCACCAAATAAATATGAATGAAACCGTCAAGACGCCGGTCCGAATCGACCTAGTGGGTGATTCGCAAGGGGTAAGGGAAGGCGGCGTACTGCAGGCCATGCTTCATGAGATTGAAGTACAGTGCTTGCCAGGCAGCATTCCGGAAGCGCTTGAGCTCGATGTAACCAACCTTCTGGTCGGCGAGAACTTGCTCGTCAGCGACCTGAAGCTGCCGGAAGGCGTTACCACGAGACTTGATCCGGATCAGGTTGTCGTCACTATTCTGGCACCGCAGAAAGAAATCACGGCCGAAGAAGCGGAGGATGCATCCGTGGAAGCGGAAGAAGCGGACAAGCGTGCGAAGGAAGCTAATATGGAAGAGGTTCATACGGAGTAA
- a CDS encoding 3D domain-containing protein encodes MGALQLKDTHGKRSSSMSIPLRWKHENVRLIVLSALISIAMTFMFLVLLYGTADKHVSVVVNGRETIVSTKQWVLQRLLDEQAITIGQYDKVSLPLNSAIKDGDRIVISKAVPLHVKADGKVRTLYTTERTVKAAIDGADISIRGQDKVQPSPDAAVEPNMTVTVTRIDKKYSESSYKVPFSIVKKEDPKLAQGKQKVVQTGKEGTVVKRFENVFADGVLVSQSMVTKLTQASSVDQVVAVGTKKPEPKVTTLTAKTPSISTLTKRGITLKTKKTLKNVTLTAYTAGVASTGKSKSHPQYGITASGAYVKEGRTIAVDPDVIPIGWWVYIEGIGFRRAEDTGSAIQGNKIDVYFESESYAEKFGRKRGYTVYVLGPKKPESV; translated from the coding sequence GTGGGCGCACTCCAGCTTAAGGACACCCATGGTAAACGATCATCCAGCATGTCTATCCCATTGCGATGGAAGCATGAGAACGTGCGTTTAATTGTACTAAGCGCTCTGATCTCAATCGCTATGACTTTCATGTTTCTGGTGTTGTTGTACGGAACGGCTGACAAGCACGTCTCCGTAGTAGTGAACGGACGAGAAACCATTGTCTCTACGAAACAATGGGTCCTTCAACGCCTACTGGATGAACAAGCCATCACGATAGGACAATATGACAAAGTGTCATTACCGCTTAATTCGGCAATTAAGGATGGCGACCGAATCGTCATCAGTAAAGCGGTACCGCTCCACGTGAAGGCTGACGGCAAGGTAAGAACGTTGTACACGACTGAAAGAACCGTTAAGGCGGCGATCGACGGGGCTGATATATCGATACGCGGTCAAGATAAAGTACAGCCTTCCCCGGATGCGGCTGTCGAGCCGAATATGACTGTTACGGTTACCCGGATCGACAAGAAATACTCGGAAAGTTCGTATAAAGTTCCTTTCTCCATTGTGAAGAAGGAAGACCCTAAGCTAGCCCAAGGCAAACAAAAGGTGGTCCAGACCGGCAAAGAAGGAACCGTGGTCAAACGGTTTGAGAATGTTTTTGCCGATGGCGTGCTTGTATCGCAGTCGATGGTTACCAAACTCACACAAGCTTCATCCGTCGATCAAGTCGTTGCAGTCGGAACGAAGAAGCCTGAGCCAAAGGTGACAACGCTCACGGCAAAGACGCCAAGTATCTCAACCCTTACAAAGCGCGGCATTACGTTAAAAACTAAGAAAACGCTGAAGAACGTTACATTGACCGCATATACAGCCGGTGTAGCTTCGACCGGGAAAAGCAAATCGCATCCTCAATATGGAATTACCGCCTCCGGTGCTTACGTCAAGGAAGGTCGGACGATCGCCGTGGATCCGGATGTGATTCCGATCGGATGGTGGGTATATATAGAAGGCATCGGCTTCCGCCGTGCTGAAGACACGGGCAGTGCAATTCAAGGAAATAAGATTGACGTTTATTTCGAAAGTGAATCGTATGCCGAGAAGTTCGGACGGAAGCGGGGCTACACCGTTTACGTGCTTGGGCCGAAGAAGCCGGAATCGGTCTGA
- the yabG gene encoding sporulation peptidase YabG, protein MKQGDLVVRKSYGGDVLFRVAILDRETAILKGTDYRLLADAPIPDLTVVRDPEFTGAARQVRIKVSESMRRMQEQRDKQVMQNENEIRMVLSQSQPYFEVPGKVLHLDGDVNYLKKSMQLYTQMRVPAHGIHVHESQMPDMVHRLLPQVKPDIIVITGHDGVLKIRESNDLKSLSSYKNSLNFVNSVRIAREYEKSRDGLIIIAGACQSHYEALLQSGANFASSPGRVLIHALDPVYVAIKASYTSIRETINLADVIHGTISGIDGVGGIETLGKYRVGLPKPKALTGVKPTI, encoded by the coding sequence ATGAAGCAAGGGGACCTGGTCGTCCGCAAATCGTATGGCGGGGACGTCCTTTTTCGCGTTGCAATCCTTGATCGAGAAACAGCCATACTAAAAGGTACGGACTACCGGCTGCTTGCGGATGCGCCGATTCCCGACTTGACGGTCGTCCGGGATCCGGAGTTTACTGGAGCGGCCAGACAGGTTCGAATCAAAGTCAGCGAATCGATGCGCCGTATGCAGGAGCAGCGTGATAAGCAGGTAATGCAGAACGAGAACGAAATTCGTATGGTGCTGAGCCAGAGCCAGCCGTATTTCGAAGTGCCCGGAAAAGTGCTTCACTTGGACGGGGATGTCAACTATTTGAAGAAAAGCATGCAGCTCTATACGCAGATGCGTGTCCCGGCGCACGGAATTCATGTACATGAGTCACAAATGCCGGATATGGTCCATCGGCTTCTGCCGCAGGTAAAGCCAGACATTATCGTCATAACCGGTCACGACGGCGTGCTTAAAATCAGAGAGTCCAATGATTTAAAAAGCTTATCGAGTTATAAGAATTCATTAAACTTCGTTAACTCTGTCAGAATTGCGCGCGAGTATGAGAAAAGCCGTGACGGCCTGATCATTATTGCCGGGGCCTGCCAGTCGCACTATGAGGCGCTGCTGCAGTCCGGGGCGAATTTCGCCAGTTCACCCGGTCGAGTGTTGATCCATGCCCTGGACCCGGTTTATGTTGCTATTAAAGCGAGCTATACGTCAATCCGCGAGACGATCAATCTTGCGGATGTCATTCACGGCACCATTAGTGGCATCGACGGTGTCGGCGGGATTGAAACACTGGGTAAATACCGAGTCGGATTACCGAAGCCGAAAGCGCTAACCGGCGTGAAGCCAACCATTTAA
- the spoVG gene encoding septation regulator SpoVG, with protein MQITDVRLRRVNSEGRMKAIASITIDNEFVVHDIRVIDGNNGMFVAMPSKRTPDGEFRDIAHPISSTTREKIQAAVLAEYERAATEEEVIEEGA; from the coding sequence GTGCAAATTACTGATGTCAGACTCCGCCGTGTGAATTCCGAAGGGCGCATGAAGGCGATCGCTTCCATTACCATTGACAATGAATTTGTCGTTCACGATATTCGTGTCATCGACGGCAACAATGGAATGTTTGTGGCCATGCCGAGCAAGCGGACTCCAGATGGAGAGTTCCGCGACATCGCGCATCCAATCTCTTCCACGACCCGTGAGAAGATTCAGGCAGCCGTTCTCGCTGAGTACGAGCGCGCCGCCACGGAGGAAGAAGTGATTGAAGAAGGAGCGTAA
- the glmU gene encoding bifunctional UDP-N-acetylglucosamine diphosphorylase/glucosamine-1-phosphate N-acetyltransferase GlmU, whose amino-acid sequence MKVMAIVLAAGQGKRMKSKLYKVLHPVCGKPMVGHVLETVKEAACERTVVVVGHGAEAVQSYVGNEAEFVLQERQLGTGHAVQQAESLLGGEQGTTVILYGDTPLVTSGTIRALLELHERKKSAATVLTAVVPNPQGLGRIIRDESGLVQGIVEQKDCSEEQTAITEINTGMYCFDNAKLFDALKQVKNDNAQGEYYLTDVMGILKNAGETIEAYRASDFAEGIGVNDRVGLAEAEQLMRARIVRKHQIAGVTVIDPAATYIEADVVIGADTVIYPGTMLRGRTSIGEDCVIGPQADITDTTIGSGVTVKHSVTAEAVIGDESSVGPYAYMRPGSKIGARCKIGDFVELKNAELGDDTKVSHLSYVGDAKVGKDVNIGCGAITVNYDGYNKSITEIGDNAFVGSNVNLIAPVKVGDGAYVVAGSTITHDVPAGDLAIARERQVNKPAYADKLRARARARKDNAGKQ is encoded by the coding sequence TTGAAAGTAATGGCAATCGTACTCGCTGCCGGACAAGGTAAGCGGATGAAATCGAAATTATATAAAGTGCTGCACCCGGTATGCGGGAAGCCGATGGTCGGCCATGTACTGGAAACAGTCAAAGAGGCTGCTTGCGAGCGGACGGTTGTCGTCGTAGGCCATGGCGCGGAAGCGGTGCAGTCTTATGTCGGAAACGAAGCCGAATTTGTGCTGCAGGAGAGGCAGCTCGGTACAGGGCATGCGGTGCAGCAGGCGGAATCGCTGCTTGGGGGCGAACAAGGCACAACCGTGATATTGTACGGCGATACGCCGCTTGTCACATCGGGGACGATCAGAGCGCTGCTCGAGCTCCACGAGCGTAAGAAATCGGCAGCGACCGTGCTCACTGCCGTCGTCCCGAATCCGCAGGGACTAGGCCGCATCATTCGGGATGAGTCCGGCCTCGTACAGGGAATCGTGGAGCAGAAGGATTGTTCCGAGGAGCAGACTGCGATCACGGAGATCAATACCGGCATGTACTGCTTTGATAACGCAAAGCTGTTCGATGCCCTCAAACAAGTGAAAAACGATAACGCACAAGGCGAGTACTACCTCACGGATGTCATGGGAATTTTGAAAAATGCAGGCGAGACGATTGAAGCTTACAGGGCGTCTGATTTTGCCGAGGGCATCGGTGTAAATGATCGGGTCGGCCTCGCCGAAGCCGAGCAGCTTATGCGGGCGCGGATTGTGCGGAAGCATCAAATAGCAGGCGTGACAGTGATTGACCCGGCCGCCACATATATTGAAGCTGATGTAGTTATCGGTGCGGACACCGTTATATATCCGGGAACGATGCTCAGAGGCCGTACCAGCATTGGGGAAGACTGCGTTATCGGACCTCAGGCTGATATTACGGACACGACGATCGGCAGCGGCGTTACGGTGAAGCACTCGGTGACGGCGGAGGCGGTTATCGGCGATGAAAGCTCCGTCGGCCCTTATGCCTACATGCGCCCAGGCTCCAAGATCGGCGCCCGCTGCAAGATCGGCGACTTCGTCGAATTGAAGAATGCGGAGCTTGGAGACGATACCAAAGTATCCCATCTAAGTTATGTGGGTGACGCCAAGGTCGGCAAAGACGTCAATATCGGGTGTGGTGCGATAACCGTCAATTATGACGGTTACAACAAATCTATCACGGAAATCGGCGACAATGCATTTGTAGGGAGCAACGTCAATTTGATCGCACCGGTGAAGGTCGGGGACGGAGCTTACGTTGTCGCGGGCTCTACGATAACGCATGACGTTCCGGCAGGCGACCTCGCGATCGCGCGCGAGCGCCAAGTAAATAAGCCGGCTTATGCCGATAAGCTTCGAGCCAGAGCGAGAGCAAGGAAGGACAACGCAGGTAAACAGTAG
- the ispE gene encoding 4-(cytidine 5'-diphospho)-2-C-methyl-D-erythritol kinase, whose translation MKVYEKAPAKINLLLDVLRKREDGFHEVEMIMTMVDLADRLEMEELPRDTIIISSQAGYIPLDEKNLAFQAAKLIKDRYDVRRGVYIHLDKKIPVAAGLAGGSSDAAATLRGLNRLWGLSIPESELCTLGAELGSDVPFCVTGGTAIARGRGEKLERIDNPPQCWVVLAKPPINVSTADVYGKLRASELKNHPSTAGMLRAIAEGSFAGICEHLGNVLENVTLQLYPEVMQLKEIMHRLGADGVLMSGSGPTVFGLVNKEAKVSRIYNGLRGFCKEVYVVRMLT comes from the coding sequence ATGAAAGTGTATGAAAAAGCTCCGGCAAAGATCAATTTACTGCTCGACGTGCTGCGTAAACGCGAAGATGGTTTTCATGAAGTGGAAATGATTATGACGATGGTTGATTTGGCCGACCGCTTGGAGATGGAAGAGCTCCCGCGGGATACGATTATTATATCTAGTCAGGCCGGTTACATTCCGTTGGATGAGAAGAATCTAGCGTTTCAAGCGGCTAAACTTATCAAAGACCGTTACGACGTCCGAAGAGGCGTTTATATCCATTTGGACAAAAAAATCCCCGTCGCTGCGGGCTTGGCAGGCGGAAGCAGCGATGCGGCCGCCACGCTTCGGGGCCTAAACCGGCTGTGGGGGCTCAGTATCCCGGAGAGCGAGCTATGCACGCTCGGGGCCGAGCTCGGTTCGGATGTGCCGTTCTGCGTGACTGGCGGTACTGCAATTGCGCGCGGGCGGGGCGAGAAGCTTGAGCGCATCGATAACCCGCCCCAGTGCTGGGTTGTGCTTGCCAAGCCGCCGATTAACGTTTCGACGGCTGACGTGTACGGTAAGCTGCGGGCATCGGAACTGAAGAACCATCCTTCAACAGCAGGAATGCTTCGTGCGATCGCGGAAGGGTCATTTGCCGGGATTTGCGAGCATCTCGGCAATGTCCTCGAGAATGTGACGCTCCAGCTGTATCCGGAGGTTATGCAGCTGAAGGAGATCATGCATCGTCTAGGCGCCGACGGGGTACTGATGTCGGGCAGCGGACCGACGGTTTTCGGGCTGGTAAACAAGGAAGCGAAGGTATCACGGATCTATAACGGACTTCGGGGTTTCTGCAAAGAAGTGTATGTGGTAAGAATGCTGACATGA
- the rnmV gene encoding ribonuclease M5, with protein sequence MINEIIVVEGKDDTVAIKRAVDAETIETGGSAVGEDVLRRVELAQQRRGVIIFTDPDHAGERIRKIVAQRVPGCKHAFLPQEDALYKGDIGVENASPEAIKRALANVRTESIDGDSGSGTSLPEITWDDLMRAGLLAHPQASDRRLRMGNVLGIGYANGKQFFKRCSMFRITRKEFDDALERMERELEGGRQA encoded by the coding sequence ATGATCAATGAAATTATCGTTGTTGAGGGCAAGGACGATACGGTGGCAATCAAGCGGGCGGTCGATGCCGAGACTATAGAGACTGGCGGCTCGGCGGTCGGCGAGGATGTTCTTAGACGGGTGGAGCTTGCTCAGCAGCGGCGCGGGGTCATTATTTTTACCGATCCTGACCATGCTGGGGAGAGGATCCGCAAAATCGTGGCGCAGCGGGTACCCGGCTGCAAGCATGCTTTTCTGCCGCAGGAGGACGCCCTCTATAAGGGCGATATCGGTGTGGAGAACGCATCGCCGGAGGCGATCAAGCGTGCGTTGGCCAATGTGCGAACGGAATCAATCGATGGGGACAGCGGCAGTGGGACAAGTCTGCCGGAGATAACGTGGGACGACCTTATGAGGGCCGGGCTGCTGGCGCACCCGCAGGCTTCGGATCGGCGTCTTCGAATGGGAAATGTACTCGGTATCGGATATGCCAACGGTAAACAGTTTTTCAAGCGATGCTCTATGTTTCGTATTACACGGAAAGAATTTGATGACGCGCTTGAGCGGATGGAGCGGGAACTCGAAGGAGGAAGACAAGCATGA
- a CDS encoding RidA family protein, whose translation MKHVPQIVSTEKAPAAIGPYSQAIKLGNLLFTSGQIPLNAEGQLVEGGIEEQTHQVFRNLEAVLAEAGATFSDVAKATVFIKDMNQFAALNSIYATYFGDHKPARSTVEVARLPRDVLVEIELIVSIKVE comes from the coding sequence ATGAAGCATGTACCGCAAATCGTCTCGACGGAAAAAGCACCGGCCGCAATCGGCCCCTATTCGCAAGCCATAAAGCTCGGCAATCTGTTGTTCACATCCGGGCAAATACCGCTGAACGCGGAAGGTCAGTTGGTCGAAGGCGGCATCGAGGAACAAACTCACCAGGTGTTCCGCAACCTGGAAGCGGTTCTGGCGGAAGCAGGAGCAACGTTCTCGGATGTGGCTAAAGCGACGGTATTTATCAAAGACATGAATCAATTCGCAGCGCTAAATTCGATTTACGCTACATACTTCGGCGACCATAAGCCGGCACGCTCAACCGTAGAAGTGGCAAGGCTTCCGCGAGACGTCCTTGTCGAAATTGAACTGATTGTATCAATAAAAGTCGAATAG
- the veg gene encoding biofilm formation stimulator Veg yields MAKNALMEIKRSLEIHVGSKIRLRANGGRRKTIERTGVLEEIYPSVFIVKLDEEQHAFKRVSYSYADILTESVEVTVDSDDGQVRITYH; encoded by the coding sequence ATGGCAAAAAATGCACTGATGGAGATCAAACGCAGTCTGGAAATCCATGTCGGCTCCAAAATACGTCTTCGAGCAAACGGTGGTCGCCGCAAGACCATTGAAAGAACCGGCGTGTTGGAAGAAATCTACCCTTCTGTATTCATTGTCAAACTGGACGAGGAGCAGCATGCTTTTAAGCGTGTATCCTACAGCTATGCGGATATCTTGACCGAGTCGGTTGAAGTCACTGTCGATAGCGATGACGGCCAAGTTCGCATAACGTATCATTAA
- the rsmA gene encoding 16S rRNA (adenine(1518)-N(6)/adenine(1519)-N(6))-dimethyltransferase RsmA — protein MSGPNVYTDVATPKRTRDIIAKYGFSFKKSLGQNFLIDQNILRKIVSAAELDESKGALEIGPGIGALTQQLAQAAGRVTAVEIDDRLIPILRDVLADRPNVHIEHGDVLKLNLNQLIERQFAGLSGVSVVANLPYYVTTPILMKLLEEKLALEHIVVMIQKEVAQRMAAKPGGKDYGSLSVAVQYYCEPELVCIVPHTVFIPQPNVDSAVIKLTVRQKPPVEVADEAHYFRTVQACFAQRRKTIANNLTAFVGKAHRELLGPLLQSCGIDPSRRGETLSLAEFAALSRALLDAGLPDHEAGL, from the coding sequence ATGAGCGGACCGAACGTGTACACGGATGTGGCAACCCCGAAGCGTACGCGCGACATAATTGCCAAATACGGTTTTTCATTCAAAAAAAGTCTCGGTCAGAACTTTCTGATCGATCAAAATATATTGCGCAAAATCGTTTCCGCCGCAGAATTGGATGAATCGAAGGGCGCCCTTGAGATCGGACCAGGCATAGGCGCGCTTACACAGCAGCTTGCACAAGCGGCGGGACGCGTAACGGCCGTTGAGATTGATGATCGGCTTATTCCGATTTTACGCGATGTACTGGCGGATAGGCCTAATGTTCACATCGAGCATGGGGACGTGCTGAAGCTTAACTTAAATCAATTGATCGAACGACAATTCGCCGGTCTCAGCGGAGTCAGCGTGGTGGCGAACCTGCCGTATTATGTGACCACCCCTATTCTGATGAAGCTTCTCGAGGAGAAGCTCGCGCTTGAGCATATCGTTGTCATGATTCAGAAGGAAGTGGCTCAGAGGATGGCTGCGAAGCCGGGAGGGAAGGATTACGGCAGCCTTAGCGTTGCAGTGCAGTATTATTGTGAGCCTGAGCTTGTATGTATTGTCCCGCACACCGTATTTATCCCTCAGCCGAATGTCGATTCCGCCGTTATTAAGCTTACGGTTAGGCAAAAGCCGCCGGTTGAAGTAGCCGACGAGGCGCACTATTTCCGGACGGTTCAGGCTTGTTTTGCACAGCGGAGAAAAACGATTGCCAACAACCTGACGGCTTTCGTCGGTAAAGCCCACCGAGAGCTGCTGGGACCGCTGCTGCAGAGCTGCGGGATTGATCCATCCCGTCGGGGCGAGACGCTCTCGCTGGCCGAATTCGCGGCACTTAGCCGTGCGCTGCTGGATGCTGGATTGCCTGATCACGAGGCGGGGCTGTAA